In Deltaproteobacteria bacterium, the sequence TGCGTCAACGGACAGGTAATAGTGTGCCACCTTAGTGACTTCATGCCATTCAAACTTGACAGGATCTCTTATGGGTTCTTGAAGTTGCGGCTCACTTGAACAGTTTGTAACGATGTACAGCCAATAACAATCACGCCGATCTTCAGCAACGCGCTTTTCATTGGGTGTCAGTAAAATGGTACCTGTTTTGGCGGCCAATCCTTTCACTTCTATCAACCGGAGATCTCCTGAATTGAGATCCAAACTGGTAACATCATATCCGAGGTTTTCCTCGTGGACATCAAACACTTGCCGCCCTTGTGCCTTTTCCCATTCCATCACCACATTCATGGCGATGCCTTCCGTCTCTGGGTTCGGCTTCATATGTCGAATTTCCGGAGCCTCTCTTTCTGGATGAGGGAGGACGAGAACGCTGGCTATTCTCTCTACAGCTTGAAGGGATAGGGATCTCTGGCGCTCCAGTTCTTGTCGGCGTCGTTCACGGCGGGTCATCAAATCGGCATGTCGATTTTCCGAACGTGCCAGACGTCCCTCAGCTCCGGTCGTCTTTTTCTCTACATCTGCGGCTGCTCTTCCAATCTCTTCATCAGCACGCAGGAGCAGCTCAGTTAGTGAGAGTTCAATGTGTTCCGCGATACGTTCCACCTCATTCATTCTTTCCTCTCGTGTTTCTTCAAGGAAAGGCTGAAGAACGTTGTCATTTAACCATGACGTAGCTTCAGGGACGGCAGCGACCACCGGTAACGTTTCTGGAGGGTCTGTTGGTGTAAAATTTCCCAAGATGCCAGGTTCTCGCAGGTTGACAGCGCCATCTTCACTGATTTCCAAGGCCACTAGGCGCTCATGCACGGTGTGGCTAAGGCCGTCTACAACTCGGGCACGATAGAAATCAATCCGTGTTGGAGTTTCATGTTGGAGCGAGTAATAACAAGCTCCTTTACTGAAAACCTCTACTGCCTTTGCGGAAGTATGCCGTCTCAAAGCTTCAAAAAAAGGGTGTCCAGGAGTGACCCATTCGAGAGTTCGTTTTTCAGCGGTGTCCCTGTCAGTCGAGCATCGAGGGTATTTGGTGGCAAGCGGAGGATATTTCCAATCGGGATCATGTTCATGCAGCCTCAGCACTGAAGGTGTCCGTGCTGGCTCAAATGTGTGAGGCAGTTTACTAATGGTCTTAAGCTTCATCGGCACAAATTCGGAGGCTTCCCGAATGAAACGGGCGATTGTTTCTGGGACTACCCGACGTTCCTGCGCTTTCGCCCTGCGCTCAACAAGCATCTCCAGATTGAGCTTTTTTGAGGCAAGGCCTTCCAGTGCGTTTTGACAGATAGCTCTGAATTGGCCTTCGTCGACATTCCGCAATAGCCGTTCTTCAAGGTCGGCGTCCCCTAATCTCCCGGCGTAATAGTCTCGTAGGACGCGTTCAACATGGGCCGAAGGCAGAATTTCACCGACTACATTGAACACCGCGTCGTCGTCCAACGCATCACGAATCTGCTGGAGTTTAATCAACAGCCGTTGAAGGACACGCCCCTCGATTGTGTTCGTAGCGACAAAATTGAAGATGAGGCAGTCCTTTCGCTGCCCGTAGCGATGGATGCGCCCCATGCGTTGTTCGAGACGATTGGGATTCCAAGGAATGTCGTAGTTGAAAAGGATATTACAGACCTGAAGATTTATACCTTCACCAGCAGCCTCTGTCGCTACCAACACTTGTATAGCACTTTCACGAAACTGTTGTTCTGAAAAAAGCCTGGTTCCTGATTCCTCTCTTGAGCCTGACTTCATGCTGCCATGGATGACGCCTACTTTGAATCCCCACGACTCGAGCTTTTCTACCAGATAGAACAGTGTGTCCTTAAACTCTGTAAAAATGAGAAGCCTTTTGTCAGGATGATCGAAAAAGCCTTCCTTGTGTAATAGATCTCTGAGTTTTGTAAGCTTGGCTTCGATATTTGATTGTTCAACCTTTTCTGCCTGTTTGGCAAACTCTTTGAGCTCGTTAATTTCCTCACGGACTTGCTCTGCATTTCCGGCCAAGGTAATGGCTTCGAGCATCTCTTCAAGGCGCTCTCGATCACCTTCTTCCATTTCTTCCAGTTCTTCGGGATCTGGAAGAGTAGGCGGGGCAAATTGCGCAAGTTCCTGTGCGCGGCTCAGGGCCTCCTCCAACCGTCGGGCCCGATTCTCTAAGCTTCGTCTCATGGCGTAAGTGCTGGAAGTAAGTCGGCGTTGGTAAAGGGCCATCAAGAAGCCAACAGCGCGGGCTCGAGGGTCATCTCCTTGGGCTGCGGCCTTGGCACACTGTCGTTTAACGAAACGGGTGACATCTCGGTATAGCTCAAATTCCAGACCATCAATCTGGAAGTCAACAGTATGCGGTATACGCTTAGTGAAGATTTTTCGGGCTACCCATGTTCCATCCGGCTGGCGCTCTGGGAAATAGACCATGGCTTCTTTCGTTCGCCGAATGTAAAAGGGTGCACTGCGCCGATCCATCGCTTGGCGAATAGATCTGACATCAGCGTAAGCATCTCGATCAAGCAATTGTAGAAACAGACTGAAGTTCCTGGGGTCACCTTTGTGGGGTGTCGCCGTTAACAGAAGATAATGATCTGAGGCGTCGCTGAGAAGCTCGCCAAGAGCGTAGCGTGCGGTCTTACGAGCGGGAGGAGTCCAGGACATGCGGTGGGCCTCGTCAATAATGACCAAATCCCACCGAACCTGTTTGAGCCCGGGTAGGATTTCATCCCTTTTGGCAAGGTCAAGGGACGTGATTATCCGCTTTTGTTCCAGCCACTGGTTGACACCGAACTGGTCGCGGATGTCGCTACCCTTCATCACAAGGAACTTTTCATCGAACTTTTCT encodes:
- a CDS encoding DUF3883 domain-containing protein gives rise to the protein MSKEAPVLEGQILTGPLFNEPMQVETIRPSGDGAWVVGLVGAQSERFRRVTLTLSELEILTILDSVFSYDGDGRLLRLGLQAYALGIAYEFDPYFGLSISRVDPLPHQLEAIYDYLLKLARVRFLIADDAGAGKTIMAGLLIRELQLRGLAERILIVCPANLSFQWQRELKEKFDEKFLVMKGSDIRDQFGVNQWLEQKRIITSLDLAKRDEILPGLKQVRWDLVIIDEAHRMSWTPPARKTARYALGELLSDASDHYLLLTATPHKGDPRNFSLFLQLLDRDAYADVRSIRQAMDRRSAPFYIRRTKEAMVYFPERQPDGTWVARKIFTKRIPHTVDFQIDGLEFELYRDVTRFVKRQCAKAAAQGDDPRARAVGFLMALYQRRLTSSTYAMRRSLENRARRLEEALSRAQELAQFAPPTLPDPEELEEMEEGDRERLEEMLEAITLAGNAEQVREEINELKEFAKQAEKVEQSNIEAKLTKLRDLLHKEGFFDHPDKRLLIFTEFKDTLFYLVEKLESWGFKVGVIHGSMKSGSREESGTRLFSEQQFRESAIQVLVATEAAGEGINLQVCNILFNYDIPWNPNRLEQRMGRIHRYGQRKDCLIFNFVATNTIEGRVLQRLLIKLQQIRDALDDDAVFNVVGEILPSAHVERVLRDYYAGRLGDADLEERLLRNVDEGQFRAICQNALEGLASKKLNLEMLVERRAKAQERRVVPETIARFIREASEFVPMKLKTISKLPHTFEPARTPSVLRLHEHDPDWKYPPLATKYPRCSTDRDTAEKRTLEWVTPGHPFFEALRRHTSAKAVEVFSKGACYYSLQHETPTRIDFYRARVVDGLSHTVHERLVALEISEDGAVNLREPGILGNFTPTDPPETLPVVAAVPEATSWLNDNVLQPFLEETREERMNEVERIAEHIELSLTELLLRADEEIGRAAADVEKKTTGAEGRLARSENRHADLMTRRERRRQELERQRSLSLQAVERIASVLVLPHPEREAPEIRHMKPNPETEGIAMNVVMEWEKAQGRQVFDVHEENLGYDVTSLDLNSGDLRLIEVKGLAAKTGTILLTPNEKRVAEDRRDCYWLYIVTNCSSEPQLQEPIRDPVKFEWHEVTKVAHYYLSVDAMTQPMEVREDQSLYGKKDL